The Rhododendron vialii isolate Sample 1 chromosome 5a, ASM3025357v1 genome contains a region encoding:
- the LOC131327034 gene encoding galactinol synthase 2-like, giving the protein MAPHRVTKPTATGLAQAASLSSRVYLTFLAGAGDYVKGVVGLAKGLRKVKAVYPLVVAVLNDVPEEHRRMLVAQGCMVREIGRVHPPENGTKFAWEYHAINYSKLRIWEFVEYHKMIYLDGDIQVYDNIDHLFDLPDGSFYGVGDCLCMGWDEQCPDKVPWSSELGPEPALYFNAGMLVFEPSLSTYDDLLNTLKVTPHTPFAEQDFLNMFFKDIFKPVPPIYNLIVATLWRHPGHIEIDKVKVVHYCAEVSKPWRYNGKGKNMDREDIRMLVNKWWDIYNDESLNYKWISVSSAVDGMTEKTSW; this is encoded by the exons ATGGCTCCTCATCGTGTAACCAAGCCCACGGCCACGGGTTTAGCCCAGGCAGCGAGCCTGTCGAGCAGGGTCTACTTGACGTTCTTGGCAGGGGCCGGCGACTACGTGAAGGGAGTGGTTGGGCTGGCCAAGGGCTTGAGGAAGGTGAAGGCTGTGTACCCGCTTGTGGTGGCGGTGCTGAATGATGTACCAGAGGAGCACCGCCGTATGCTGGTGGCTCAGGGCTGCATGGTCCGAGAGATTGGGCGGGTGCACCCTCCTGAGAACGGGACCAAGTTTGCGTGGGAATATCATGCCATCAACTACTCCAAGCTTCGTATCTGGGAG TTTGTGGAATACCACAAGATGATATACTTGGACGGGGACATCCAAGTCTACGACAACATCGACCACCTCTTTGACTTGCCGGACGGCTCCTTCTATGGTGTGGGGGACTGCTTGTGTATGGGCTGGGATGAGCAGTGCCCCGACAAGGTCCCATGGTCTTCAGAGTTGGGACCGGAACCAGCTCTCTACTTCAATGCCGGCATGTTAGTTTTCGAGCCCAGCCTCTCAACCTATGATGATCTCTTGAACACCCTCAAAGTCACACCTCATACACCTTTTGCTGAACAG GACTTCTTAAACATGTTCTTCAAGGATATTTTCAAACCCGTCCCACCGATTTACAACCTTATTGTGGCCACATTGTGGCGTCACCCAGGACACATTGAGATCGACAAAGTGAAAGTTGTTCATTATTGTGCAGAG GTATCGAAGCCGTGGAGATATAATGGGAAAGGGAAGAACATGGACAGGGAAGACATAAGGATGCTAGTGAACAAGTGGTGGGACATATACAATGACGAGTCATTGAACTACAAATGGATCAGCGTATCATCAGCTGTAGACGGTATGACTGAAAAAACTTCATGGTGA